The Urocitellus parryii isolate mUroPar1 chromosome 6, mUroPar1.hap1, whole genome shotgun sequence genome includes a window with the following:
- the LOC113177026 gene encoding olfactory receptor 4F21-like, which translates to MDGANHSVVSEFVFLGLTNSWGIQLLLFVFSSVFYAASMTGNSIIVFTVASEPHLHSPMYFLLANLSLIDLGVSSVTSPKMIYDLFRKRKVISFRGCITQIFFIHLIGGVEVVLLIAMAYDRYVAICKPLHYLTIMRPRMCIFFLVAAWVVGLTHSLVQLAFVVKLPFCGPYVLDSFYCDLPQFIRLACTDTYRLELMVTANSGFISVGSFFILIISYVVIILTVQKHSSAGSSKALSTLSAHITVVVLFFGPLIFIYVQPFSSTHLDKFLAIFDALVTPFLNPVIYTLRNQEMKVAMRKVCRQLVSYGKIS; encoded by the coding sequence ATGGATGGAGCAAATCACTCTGTGGTGTCGGAGTTTGTGTTCCTGGGACTCACCAACTCCTGGGGTATCCAACTACtcctctttgttttctcctctgtgttTTATGCGGCAAGCATGACGGGAAACTCCATCATTGTGTTCACAGTGGCTTCTGAGCCTCACTTACACTCTCCCATGTACTTTCTGTTAGCTAATCTCTCCTTAATTGACTTGGGTGTTTCTTCTGTCACTTCCCCAAAGATGATTTATGACCTTTTCAGGAAGCGCAAAGTCATCTCCTTTAGAGGCTGCATCACCCAGATCTTCTTCATCCATCTCATTGGTGGTGTGGAGGTGGTGCTCCTCATAGCCATGGCCTATGACAGATATGTGGCCATATGTAAGCCTCTGCACTACCTGACCATCATGAGACCAAGAATGTGCATCTTCTTTTTAGTGGCTGCCTGGGTGGTTGGCCTCACGCACTCACTGGTTCAATTGGCTTTTGTAGTAAAGTTGCCCTTCTGTGGTCCTTATGTGTTGGACAGCTTTTACTGTGACCTTCCTCAGTTCATTAGACTTGCCTGCACAGACACCTATCGACTGGAACTCATGGTCACAGCCAACAGTGGTTTCATCTCTGTGGGCTCCTTCTTCATACTGATCATTTCCTATGTTGTAATCATTCTCACTGTTCAGAAGCACTCTTCTGCTGGCTCCTCCAAGGCTCTGTCCACACTGTCAGCTCACATCACTGTGGTGGTCTTGTTCTTTGGTCCTTTGATATTCATCTATGTACAGCCATTTTCCTCCACACACCTGGATAAGTTCCTGGCTATATTTGATGCACTTGTCACACCTTTTCTGAATCCTGTCATCTACACACtaagaaatcaagaaatgaaGGTGGCAATGAGGAAAGTATGCAGACAGCTAGTGAGTTATGGGAAGATCTCTTAA